GGTTCCGACGTGCACGTGGGGCCGAGCGACCACGTACCGTGGCTTGCCGATCGCAAGTGGTGCTACATCCGCATGGAAGGCACCACCTTCGGCAACGTGCCGCTCCAGTGCGAGGTGAAGCTCGAGGTGTGGGATTCGCCGAACTCCGCCGGCGTGGTGATCGACGCGGTGCGCTGCGCCAAGCTCGCGCTCGACCGCGGCGTGGGCGGCGCGGTGCTGGCGCCTTCGAGCTACTTCATGAAGTCGCCGCCGCAGCAGTTCACCGACGACGAGGCCCGCGAACTGGTGGAGGCGTTCATTCGCGGCGATGCCGAGGCCGCGGCGCCGCCCGAGCGCAAAGCCCATGCGCACGAACCGGCCCCGCGCCATGCGAAGAGGAGCAAGCTCGCATGATCGAAGCCGTCAAGTTCTGGAACGAACCCAACAACAAGTCGCACTGGGACCTCGAACTCGACCCCGACTGGTCGGCCTATGCGCAGATGGTCAAGCTGGCCTCGAGCGCGGTGCGCGCGGAGAACAGCACGCTCACGCAGGTGCTCGGCGGCATCTCGCCCATCGACGCGCACTTCATGGCGGGCTTGCGCGACCGCGGCGTGCTCGACGGGCTCGACGCGGTGGCGGTGCACGGCTTTCCGCTCGACTGGAACAACTGGCAGATCCACGAATGGCCGCGCCGCATCGCCGAGATCGAGGCGGTGACGCACCTGCCGGTGTGGGTGACCGAGGTCGGCGTCTCGACCTTCGGCGCCGAAGAGGTGCAGGAGTTCGGCTTGCGCCGCACGGCCGAGCTGCTGATCGGCCGCGTGCCGCGCATCTTCTGGTATTCGCTCTACGACCTGCCCCAGGCCTGGCCCGCGACCACGCGGCACCGCGAGGCCGAAGGGTCGAGCTACTACCGGCACTTTCACATGGGGCTGCTGCGTGAAGACGGCACGCCCAAGATCGCGTGCGAGCAATTCGCCAGCTACACGCCCGCGATGGGCATCTGCCAGTGGTTCCACTTCGAAGACCACCGCCTCGACGAGGCGGTGCGCTGGCTCGAACGGCTGGGCGTGCGCCATCTGCGCACGGGGCTCAGCTGGGCCGACAGCTTCCGCCCGAACGCCGAGCGATGGTTCGACCGCCAGATGCGTGCGCTGGAAGATTTCGACGTCACCCTCACCTTCTGCTTCACGCCCGAACACCGCGGCATTGCGCCGCACCACACCAGCCCGCCGCAGCAACCCGAGGAATTCGCCGAGTTCTGCGCGGGCATGGTGCGCCGCTATGCGTCGAACCGGGCGTGCACCGTCTTGCCTTTCGCGGCCGCCGGAACCACGGCGCCGTCGCGCATGCCCGCGAGCTGAGCCGGCGACAGTTCACCGGCCGAGAGCAGGCCATCGAAATACTCGATGGTCTTGCGCAGGCCCTCCTCGAGCTGCACGCTCGGCTGCCAGCCGAACATCTTCTTTGCGAGCCGGATGTCGGGCCGGCGCTGCATCGGGTCGTCCGAGGGCAGCGGCGCAAACGTCAGCTTCGACGACGAGCCCGTCAGCCGGATGACCTGCTGCGCAAGCTCGCGCACGGTGAACTCGACCGGGTTGCCGATGTTCACCGGCCCCGGGCCGCCGGCCGAAGCGTCCATGAAGCGGTTGAGCCCTTCCACCAGGTCGTCGACGAAGCAGAAGCTGCGCGT
The Variovorax paradoxus genome window above contains:
- a CDS encoding beta-xylosidase; its protein translation is MIEAVKFWNEPNNKSHWDLELDPDWSAYAQMVKLASSAVRAENSTLTQVLGGISPIDAHFMAGLRDRGVLDGLDAVAVHGFPLDWNNWQIHEWPRRIAEIEAVTHLPVWVTEVGVSTFGAEEVQEFGLRRTAELLIGRVPRIFWYSLYDLPQAWPATTRHREAEGSSYYRHFHMGLLREDGTPKIACEQFASYTPAMGICQWFHFEDHRLDEAVRWLERLGVRHLRTGLSWADSFRPNAERWFDRQMRALEDFDVTLTFCFTPEHRGIAPHHTSPPQQPEEFAEFCAGMVRRYASNRACTVLPFAAAGTTAPSRMPAS